One window of the Runella slithyformis DSM 19594 genome contains the following:
- a CDS encoding COX15/CtaA family protein, with amino-acid sequence MTNSRLIDENNSNSLFRKLALLTVVVVYILILIGGIVRSTGSGMGCPDWPKCFGSWVPPTEISQLPPNYQEIYGAKLKGEIEFNATKTWIEYLNRLFGVFTGILIFGTLLASIPFLKKDRPVFYMSLAAFLLTGFQGWLGSKVVSAELSPFIVTLHMLLAIVIVFVLLYVTARSYSGYVDVEKVQNRGILNKWLKWTISLSLLQVVIGTQVREAMDVAITGLGNAQRDKWIDNLGIVFYIHRSFSIVIFLLHAGLLYLLTKNSQTKGLIHKLSSALLWIVFVEIITGVILAYLNVPPVAQPIHLTLAIVSVGVQFVVWLLLNAESVFKKKRVLRAENMNV; translated from the coding sequence ATGACCAATTCCAGGCTCATTGACGAAAATAATAGCAATAGTCTATTCCGAAAGCTGGCGCTTCTAACAGTTGTTGTCGTATATATTTTGATACTTATCGGCGGAATTGTTAGAAGTACCGGCTCCGGGATGGGGTGCCCGGATTGGCCAAAATGTTTTGGAAGCTGGGTGCCTCCAACAGAAATATCTCAGTTGCCTCCGAATTACCAGGAGATTTACGGGGCAAAGCTTAAGGGCGAAATCGAATTCAATGCTACAAAAACTTGGATTGAGTATCTAAATCGGTTATTTGGTGTTTTTACCGGTATTCTGATTTTTGGAACACTTCTCGCTTCTATCCCTTTCCTGAAAAAAGACCGCCCCGTATTTTATATGAGCTTGGCTGCATTCCTGCTTACAGGCTTTCAGGGATGGTTAGGTTCAAAAGTTGTATCAGCAGAATTATCCCCGTTCATTGTTACATTACACATGCTGCTGGCTATAGTCATCGTTTTTGTGCTGCTGTATGTAACGGCAAGGTCCTATTCAGGTTATGTTGATGTTGAAAAGGTACAGAACAGAGGAATACTCAATAAGTGGCTGAAATGGACGATATCGCTTTCCTTACTCCAAGTGGTAATCGGTACTCAGGTGCGCGAAGCAATGGATGTGGCAATAACGGGTCTTGGAAATGCGCAACGAGATAAATGGATTGATAACTTAGGAATTGTTTTCTACATTCATCGCTCTTTTTCTATCGTCATTTTCCTGCTGCATGCGGGCCTCCTCTATCTATTGACTAAAAACAGTCAGACTAAAGGATTGATTCATAAGTTGTCTTCAGCGCTTTTGTGGATTGTTTTTGTTGAGATTATTACCGGGGTAATTTTAGCTTATTTAAACGTACCACCGGTGGCACAGCCAATTCATTTAACGTTGGCAATTGTTTCAGTAGGAGTGCAGTTCGTTGTTTGGTTATTGCTCAATGCTGAAAGTGTGTTTAAGAAAAAACGGGTCTTAAGGGCCGAAAATATGAACGTATAA
- the cyoE gene encoding heme o synthase, whose amino-acid sequence MSITLDILFLKLRSYLELMKLRLAWLVAFSGAFGYSLAVEKVQWIPLCIFLFAAFCITGAANIINQIIEKDLDKLMKRTHARPLPSERVSIQEAVWLAVILFSVSTFIFLVEFNLRACALAILSTILYGFVYTPLKREGPIAVFVGAIPGAFPPMIGWVAATNQFGLEPGILFAIQFIWQFPHFWAIAWVLDEDYKKAGFRLLPSKGGKNRSTAIQIMCYTLFLLPVGWLPYELGITGINSALVATLFGILFLAQTFHLMRKCSDKTALQLMFGSFIYLPIVQIAYLLDKL is encoded by the coding sequence ATGTCAATAACCTTAGATATACTTTTCTTAAAACTACGTTCTTACCTCGAACTCATGAAGTTACGATTGGCGTGGTTGGTAGCTTTCTCCGGTGCTTTTGGGTACAGCTTAGCCGTTGAAAAAGTGCAATGGATACCCTTATGCATTTTTCTTTTTGCCGCTTTTTGCATAACAGGTGCGGCAAATATTATAAATCAGATTATCGAAAAAGATCTGGATAAATTGATGAAGCGTACACATGCCCGTCCACTGCCGAGCGAGAGGGTAAGTATACAGGAGGCCGTTTGGCTGGCGGTTATTTTGTTTTCTGTGTCAACGTTTATCTTTTTGGTTGAATTTAATCTACGAGCCTGTGCATTGGCTATACTCTCAACTATCTTATACGGTTTTGTATATACACCACTGAAAAGGGAAGGTCCTATTGCGGTATTCGTGGGGGCGATCCCCGGTGCATTTCCTCCCATGATTGGTTGGGTAGCAGCTACTAATCAATTTGGTCTTGAGCCGGGAATTCTATTTGCCATTCAATTTATTTGGCAATTCCCTCATTTTTGGGCCATAGCCTGGGTATTGGATGAAGATTATAAGAAAGCAGGGTTTCGCCTATTACCTTCTAAAGGAGGTAAAAATCGGAGTACGGCGATACAGATAATGTGTTACACATTGTTTTTGTTACCGGTGGGTTGGTTGCCTTATGAACTTGGAATAACCGGAATCAATTCAGCTTTGGTAGCAACTCTGTTTGGTATTTTATTTTTAGCACAAACATTCCATTTAATGCGAAAATGCTCGGACAAGACCGCGTTACAGTTGATGTTTGGCTCATTTATTTATTTACCCATAGTACAGATAGCGTACTTGTTGGACAAGCTTTAA
- a CDS encoding cytochrome c oxidase subunit 3, translating to MAEVEKIRIEEAPETLAMDPKKFILWGFIVTIIMLFASQTSAYLVRRAEGNWVEFEVPQIFWYSTVVLFISSVAMHWAYLAAKKDNFSTLKIAISITFVLGMAFLVMQFFGWQELVAQNVYFVGNPSGSFFYVFTLLHGIHLITGLLVLCVTFVSSMRLKVHAKNLRRIEICTTYWHFLDILWIYLFVFLLYFR from the coding sequence ATGGCTGAGGTAGAAAAAATCAGAATTGAGGAAGCACCTGAAACGTTGGCAATGGATCCCAAGAAGTTCATTCTTTGGGGGTTTATTGTTACAATTATTATGCTGTTTGCTTCCCAAACCAGTGCGTATTTGGTTCGACGAGCCGAAGGAAACTGGGTAGAGTTTGAGGTCCCACAGATATTCTGGTACAGTACCGTTGTACTTTTTATCAGTAGTGTGGCAATGCATTGGGCCTATTTGGCGGCAAAAAAAGATAATTTCAGTACGCTCAAAATAGCAATTTCTATTACTTTTGTGCTTGGAATGGCATTTCTGGTAATGCAGTTCTTTGGGTGGCAGGAATTGGTTGCGCAGAACGTTTACTTTGTAGGTAATCCATCAGGTTCATTTTTTTACGTGTTTACCCTGTTACATGGTATTCACTTAATTACCGGGCTTTTGGTACTTTGTGTTACTTTTGTTTCTTCTATGAGGTTGAAAGTACACGCAAAAAATTTACGACGAATAGAGATTTGTACAACCTACTGGCATTTTCTGGACATTTTATGGATTTATCTATTTGTTTTTCTTTTGTATTTTCGTTAG
- a CDS encoding cytochrome c oxidase subunit 3, producing MAATAQPNVKNVWLGGVEPMKASYGKLMMWFFLVSDTFTFSALLVSYGLVRYSYPAYAGKVAEFVSSPTYWPIPEKVFDALPFLHGLHAPLIFVGIMTFILIFSSVTMVLAVEAGHRNDRATVEKYMLWTLLGGATFLGCQAWEWTHFIHGTEGGTVIKELVDGSWVSKTIFGANLTENQYGPPAFADFFFFITGFHGTHVFSGVVLNFLVFYRTATGTYERRGHYEMVEKVGLYWHFVDLVWVFVFTFFYLV from the coding sequence ATGGCTGCTACTGCACAACCGAATGTTAAAAATGTATGGCTGGGGGGAGTTGAACCCATGAAGGCCAGCTACGGGAAGCTGATGATGTGGTTCTTTTTAGTATCGGACACATTTACTTTCTCGGCTTTGCTGGTTTCTTATGGTTTGGTTCGTTATAGCTACCCGGCGTATGCGGGTAAAGTCGCTGAATTTGTTTCATCGCCAACATATTGGCCAATCCCTGAAAAGGTTTTTGATGCATTGCCCTTCCTTCACGGTTTGCATGCACCGCTGATATTTGTTGGTATCATGACCTTTATTTTGATTTTTAGCTCAGTCACGATGGTACTAGCCGTAGAAGCAGGCCATCGTAATGACCGTGCTACCGTTGAAAAATATATGCTTTGGACTCTTTTGGGCGGTGCTACTTTCTTAGGCTGCCAAGCATGGGAATGGACGCACTTTATTCATGGAACAGAAGGCGGTACAGTCATCAAAGAATTGGTAGACGGATCGTGGGTATCAAAAACCATCTTTGGCGCAAATCTTACCGAAAACCAATACGGTCCTCCGGCATTTGCAGACTTCTTTTTCTTCATTACCGGATTCCACGGTACGCACGTATTTTCCGGTGTTGTACTAAATTTTCTGGTTTTTTATCGAACAGCAACGGGTACTTATGAGCGTCGGGGTCATTATGAAATGGTTGAGAAAGTAGGCTTGTACTGGCACTTTGTTGACTTGGTGTGGGTATTTGTATTTACGTTCTTCTATTTGGTATAA
- a CDS encoding cytochrome C oxidase subunit IV family protein has protein sequence MAHVHEHEVDENAGAEQRKAIWRTFWILLILTAVEFLIAFTIEAGSLKTAIFVGMTIVKAFYIVGEFMHLKHEVKSLIWAILIPCIFVVWLLIALMREGGSIFDLR, from the coding sequence ATGGCACACGTTCACGAACACGAAGTTGATGAAAACGCCGGAGCAGAGCAACGGAAAGCAATCTGGCGTACATTTTGGATTCTTTTAATCCTTACCGCAGTAGAATTTTTAATTGCATTTACTATAGAAGCAGGTTCGCTTAAAACAGCAATCTTTGTAGGGATGACCATTGTCAAGGCATTTTATATTGTCGGTGAATTTATGCACTTAAAGCATGAAGTTAAATCCTTGATTTGGGCGATCTTGATTCCGTGTATATTTGTGGTTTGGCTGTTGATTGCGCTCATGCGTGAGGGTGGCTCCATTTTTGACTTACGTTAA
- a CDS encoding DUF420 domain-containing protein encodes MTTLALPKDKKYNKVINIIAVAIPLVVAVLLNPRIPKVELGEWTKALPHVNGLINTLTSVSLLVGYYFIKKKNIAAHRQMMIVSFILGSLFLVSYVLYHLSNESTPYGGTGLIRPVYYFLLVTHITLSIGVVWFVLRAIYFALSNQIDLHKKAVKWAFPIWLYVSITGVIVYLMISPYYN; translated from the coding sequence ATGACAACACTTGCATTGCCAAAAGACAAAAAATATAATAAAGTAATCAACATCATTGCCGTAGCAATACCCTTGGTCGTGGCTGTTTTGCTAAACCCGCGTATCCCCAAAGTAGAACTCGGAGAGTGGACAAAAGCCCTGCCTCATGTTAATGGCCTGATTAATACGTTAACATCAGTCTCATTGTTGGTCGGGTATTATTTTATCAAGAAGAAGAATATTGCTGCCCATCGCCAAATGATGATCGTTTCATTTATCCTTGGTTCCTTATTCTTAGTGAGTTATGTTCTATACCACTTGTCAAATGAGTCTACCCCTTACGGTGGGACAGGGCTCATCCGGCCTGTCTATTATTTTTTGTTGGTAACGCACATTACTTTATCAATAGGGGTGGTTTGGTTTGTATTGAGGGCTATTTATTTTGCCTTGAGCAATCAGATCGATCTCCATAAAAAAGCCGTAAAATGGGCTTTCCCCATTTGGCTATACGTAAGCATCACGGGCGTAATTGTTTATTTAATGATCAGTCCTTACTATAATTAA
- the prmC gene encoding peptide chain release factor N(5)-glutamine methyltransferase, with protein sequence MFTSAKSLFDYIVQNVTAYSPKESKAMAFMLLEHYLRLRSVDVMVDRPILSDNSQPNWDKIIERLNQSEPIQHIIGSTFFCGLEFKVSPSVLIPRPETEELVRLIVKDCFWDENPVNIVDIGTGSGCIAIALDRFMSFAKVWGWDVSDDALAVARENAHQLLSEVTFEKYDILRDSSFNGQFDVVVSNPPYVTYAEQTNMQPNVLRFEPHLALFVEDEDPLLFYKAIAVFCTKHLKTDGTCYLEINELFGEVVKQLFIEKGFEKVEVIQDMYGKDRIVKAQLVG encoded by the coding sequence ATGTTCACTTCAGCCAAATCCCTTTTTGATTACATCGTCCAAAACGTCACTGCTTATTCTCCCAAAGAGTCCAAAGCAATGGCTTTTATGCTTTTGGAGCATTATCTGCGATTGAGAAGCGTCGATGTAATGGTGGATAGACCTATCCTGTCGGACAATTCACAGCCAAATTGGGACAAGATCATTGAACGATTGAATCAAAGTGAACCGATACAGCATATTATTGGCTCTACGTTCTTCTGTGGACTGGAGTTTAAAGTGTCACCTTCAGTACTGATTCCACGCCCTGAAACCGAGGAGTTGGTTCGTCTGATTGTGAAAGACTGTTTTTGGGATGAAAATCCGGTCAATATCGTTGACATTGGCACGGGTAGCGGTTGTATTGCCATTGCACTGGATAGATTTATGTCATTTGCAAAAGTGTGGGGCTGGGATGTATCAGATGATGCTCTGGCGGTAGCACGGGAAAATGCTCATCAGTTGTTGTCAGAAGTAACTTTTGAAAAATACGACATTTTGAGAGATTCCTCGTTTAACGGTCAGTTTGACGTGGTGGTGAGCAATCCACCTTATGTAACCTACGCAGAGCAAACGAACATGCAGCCGAATGTGCTGCGCTTTGAACCCCATCTGGCCCTGTTTGTAGAAGACGAAGACCCCCTGCTGTTTTACAAAGCCATTGCGGTTTTCTGTACTAAACATCTGAAGACCGACGGTACCTGTTATCTTGAAATAAACGAACTTTTCGGAGAGGTCGTAAAACAATTGTTTATTGAAAAAGGATTTGAAAAGGTAGAAGTCATTCAGGATATGTATGGTAAAGACCGTATCGTGAAGGCGCAGTTGGTGGGATAA
- the yidD gene encoding membrane protein insertion efficiency factor YidD, with protein sequence MRINPVYWLLNGALTGYQKVISPQISAECLYELSCSRFSRVAIQEFGVIKGIALSADRISRCNRVAATSIEFIRISPLTGRVIDTPSMYRLKAKKSN encoded by the coding sequence TTGCGCATCAATCCCGTATATTGGTTGCTCAATGGTGCTTTGACCGGCTACCAAAAAGTAATATCACCTCAAATTTCGGCAGAGTGTCTGTACGAACTTTCGTGTTCGCGCTTCAGCCGGGTGGCCATACAGGAGTTTGGGGTCATTAAAGGCATCGCTTTAAGTGCAGACCGTATCTCCCGCTGCAATCGTGTGGCTGCTACCAGTATCGAATTTATAAGGATATCCCCCCTAACGGGAAGAGTGATAGATACTCCTTCTATGTATCGGCTAAAGGCTAAAAAGAGTAACTGA